A genomic region of Pseudomonas sp. KU43P contains the following coding sequences:
- a CDS encoding DUF1656 domain-containing protein: protein MGLREWALGGVLLSPFLIYVLMALVLTGGLRLVVQATPLARWIWHEALFDAALFVCVLYLVVRLLGPL from the coding sequence ATGGGCTTGCGTGAATGGGCCTTGGGTGGCGTGCTGCTCAGCCCTTTTCTGATCTATGTATTGATGGCTCTGGTGCTTACCGGTGGCCTGCGCCTGGTCGTGCAGGCCACGCCCTTGGCGCGCTGGATTTGGCACGAAGCTTTGTTCGATGCGGCCCTGTTCGTCTGTGTGTTGTACCTGGTAGTCCGCCTGCTGGGGCCTTTGTAA
- a CDS encoding FUSC family protein: MPITLQALFAPSSLALKFAIKTLLGGGLALWLAMRWGLEQPAWALMTAFIVAQPLSGMVVQKGLARLAGTLVGTFMSVVFIGLFAQTPWLFLITLALWLALCTAASTQLRSAWAYAFVLAGYTAAIIALPAIDHPLQVFDQAVARCTEICLGIFCATATSALLWPMRVEQQLAGQARQAWQNGLQAASAMLGGEDEARKGLLEILGRIVAIDAQREHAWFEGPRGRQRARAIRGLSQKLMVLLRISRSVRRQWRQLDEQQVIALGPWMEEVRAGLANPDQPSLLLLRQRIWDAAHAEHISSVEHFCLARMALLLDYAMAATLALDDVEAGRAPKDDGRGLAAHRDWSLALLFGSRSALAFLVMSCFWLATAWPSAPGGLVLTCVVCSLFASRENGAQIGLSFLRGIFLAIPVAFLVGQIILPQWSSFAMLCLGLGVPLFFGALGMAHPRTGATATSYCLHCIVLVAPLNAMQFGVATMLNSALAMLMGVSAAVLAFRLLVFRHPAWLGRRLRAATQSDLVRLTRRDLRGADTWFGGRMADRLMQLARQAGELPEADRKRWDDGLHGLDIGDELVHLRMCLAVAQASLGAAERQYLEQLQAVLAQGPAAGRGERLDAASEQFIAALQRQPSSDPLRLAEGAVLQLQKSWRKWCRWQEEAHGLA, encoded by the coding sequence GTGCCCATCACCCTCCAGGCCCTGTTCGCACCCAGCAGCCTCGCCCTGAAGTTTGCCATCAAGACCCTGCTTGGCGGTGGCCTGGCGTTGTGGCTGGCGATGCGCTGGGGGCTGGAGCAGCCCGCCTGGGCCTTGATGACAGCCTTCATAGTGGCCCAGCCATTGTCGGGCATGGTGGTGCAGAAAGGCCTCGCGCGGTTGGCCGGGACCCTGGTGGGTACCTTCATGTCGGTGGTGTTCATCGGCCTGTTCGCCCAGACCCCCTGGCTGTTCCTGATTACCCTGGCGCTATGGCTGGCACTGTGCACCGCCGCCTCCACGCAACTGCGCAGTGCCTGGGCCTATGCCTTCGTGCTGGCCGGCTACACCGCGGCGATCATCGCCCTGCCGGCAATCGACCACCCACTGCAGGTGTTCGATCAGGCCGTGGCGCGCTGCACGGAAATCTGCCTGGGCATTTTCTGCGCCACCGCCACCAGCGCTCTGCTCTGGCCGATGCGAGTCGAACAGCAACTTGCCGGGCAGGCACGCCAGGCCTGGCAGAACGGCCTGCAGGCGGCCAGCGCCATGCTCGGCGGCGAAGATGAAGCACGCAAAGGGTTGCTGGAGATCCTCGGGCGTATCGTCGCCATCGATGCTCAGCGCGAGCATGCCTGGTTCGAAGGGCCCCGCGGGCGCCAGCGGGCCAGGGCGATTCGCGGGTTGAGCCAGAAGCTGATGGTGTTGCTGCGCATTTCCCGCTCGGTGCGCCGGCAATGGCGGCAGCTCGATGAGCAGCAGGTCATCGCGCTCGGTCCATGGATGGAAGAGGTGCGCGCTGGCCTGGCCAACCCCGACCAGCCCAGCCTGCTGCTGTTGCGCCAGCGCATCTGGGATGCAGCACACGCCGAGCACATCAGTTCTGTCGAGCATTTCTGTCTGGCCCGCATGGCCTTGCTGCTTGACTATGCCATGGCCGCTACCCTGGCACTCGATGATGTCGAAGCGGGCAGGGCGCCCAAGGATGATGGCCGGGGCCTGGCTGCGCACCGCGACTGGTCGCTGGCGTTGCTGTTCGGCTCGCGCAGCGCGTTGGCGTTCCTGGTGATGAGCTGTTTCTGGCTGGCCACCGCCTGGCCTTCGGCACCCGGTGGCCTGGTGTTGACCTGCGTGGTCTGCAGCTTGTTCGCCAGCCGTGAAAACGGTGCGCAGATCGGCCTGAGTTTCTTGCGCGGTATCTTCCTGGCGATTCCGGTGGCGTTTCTGGTCGGGCAGATCATCCTGCCGCAATGGAGCAGTTTCGCCATGCTCTGCCTGGGCCTGGGCGTGCCGCTGTTTTTTGGCGCGCTGGGCATGGCGCACCCGCGTACCGGTGCCACGGCGACTTCCTACTGCTTGCACTGCATCGTGCTGGTGGCGCCGCTCAATGCCATGCAGTTTGGCGTGGCGACCATGCTCAACAGCGCCCTGGCCATGCTCATGGGTGTGAGCGCAGCCGTGCTGGCGTTCCGGTTGCTGGTGTTCCGTCACCCGGCCTGGCTCGGCCGCCGGCTGCGGGCGGCAACGCAGAGTGACCTGGTGCGCCTCACCCGGCGCGACCTGCGCGGTGCCGACACCTGGTTCGGTGGGCGTATGGCCGACCGCCTGATGCAGCTTGCACGGCAGGCCGGCGAGTTGCCAGAGGCCGACCGCAAGCGCTGGGATGATGGCCTGCATGGGCTGGATATTGGCGATGAACTGGTGCACTTGCGCATGTGTCTGGCGGTGGCCCAGGCCTCGCTGGGTGCCGCCGAGCGGCAGTACCTGGAGCAGCTTCAGGCGGTACTGGCCCAAGGGCCGGCCGCCGGGCGCGGCGAGCGCCTGGACGCTGCCAGCGAACAGTTCATCGCCGCCTTGCAGCGCCAGCCATCCAGCGACCCGTTGCGCCTGGCCGAAGGGGCGGTGTTGCAGTTGCAGAAGAGTTGGCGCAAATGGTGCCGTTGGCAGGAGGAAGCCCATGGGCTTGCGTGA
- a CDS encoding aspartate-semialdehyde dehydrogenase, whose translation MLPPIIPLSAAPVTSQQDPVKPTPDIKPVVPAQPSSGESAIDLKHQRDPQEQALLLRDEQRRQQQRRNNKGDEERYSALPGDEVNADNTVPVAPLMGEHPRQGLLVDIEV comes from the coding sequence ATGTTGCCGCCGATCATTCCGCTCAGTGCTGCGCCCGTGACCTCGCAACAGGACCCGGTCAAGCCGACCCCCGATATCAAGCCGGTGGTCCCCGCCCAGCCGTCTTCCGGCGAAAGTGCCATCGACCTCAAGCACCAGCGCGACCCGCAGGAGCAGGCGCTGCTGTTGCGTGACGAACAGCGCCGGCAGCAACAACGCCGCAACAACAAGGGCGACGAGGAACGCTACAGCGCGCTGCCGGGTGACGAAGTCAACGCCGACAACACCGTGCCCGTTGCGCCGCTGATGGGCGAGCACCCGCGCCAGGGGCTGCTGGTCGACATCGAAGTCTGA
- the rapA gene encoding RNA polymerase-associated protein RapA: MAQQYQPGQRWISDSEAELGLGTILAQDGRLLTVLYPATGDTRQYSLRNAPLTRVRFSPGDQITHFEGWKLTVREVEDIDGLMVYHGLDGQNQARTLPETQLSNFIQFRLASDRLFAGQIDPLSWFSLRYNTLQHTSKQMQSSLWGLGGCRAQPIAHQLHIAREVADRSAPRVLLADEVGLGKTIEAGLVIHRQLLSGRASRVLILVPENLQHQWLVEMRRRFNLQVALFDAERFIESDASNPFEDAQLALVALEWLVDDEKAQDALFAAGWDLMVVDEAHHLVWHEEQASTEYSLVEQLAQVIPGVLLLTATPEQLGQDSHFARLRLLDPNRFHDLAAFRAESEHYRPVAEAVQELLDEGRLSPKAHATIQGFLGAEGEALLAAVSDGDSQASARLIRELLDRHGTGRVLFRNTRAAIQGFPERQLHPYPLANPEQYRDLPAGEHAELYPEVAFQAQGEASDEERWWRFDPRVDWLIDTLKMLKRTKVLVICAHAETAMDLEDALRVRSGIPATVFHEGMSILERDRAAAYFADEEFGAQVLICSEIGSEGRNFQFAHHLVMFDLPAHPDLLEQRIGRLDRIGQKHTIELHIPYLQDSPQERLFQWYHDGLNAFLNTCPTGNALQHRFGPRLLPMLEGGDGKAWTALVAEARGERERLEAELHSGRDRLLELNSGGAGEGQALVEAILEQDDQFALPIYMETLFDAFGIDSEDHSENALILKPSEKMLDASFPLGDDEGVTITYDRAQALSREDMQFLTWEHPMVQGGMDLVLSGSMGNTAVALIKNKALKPGTVLLELLFVSEVVAPRSLQLGRYLPPAALRCLLDANGNDLASRVAFETLNDQLESVPRASANKFVQAQRDVLAKRISGGEEKILPTHVERVAEAQRRLAAEADEELARLTALKAVNPSVRDSEIDTLRKQREDGLAMLEKAALRLEAIRVLVAG, translated from the coding sequence ATGGCGCAGCAGTATCAACCGGGGCAACGCTGGATCAGCGACAGCGAAGCAGAGCTCGGCCTGGGGACCATCCTGGCACAGGATGGCCGCCTGTTGACCGTGCTCTACCCGGCCACTGGCGACACCCGCCAGTATTCCCTGCGCAATGCGCCGCTGACCCGCGTGCGCTTCTCGCCAGGTGACCAGATCACCCATTTCGAAGGCTGGAAGCTGACCGTACGCGAGGTCGAGGACATCGACGGGCTGATGGTCTATCACGGCCTCGATGGCCAGAACCAGGCGCGTACCCTGCCGGAAACCCAGCTGTCGAACTTCATCCAGTTCCGCCTCGCCAGCGACCGGCTGTTCGCCGGCCAGATCGACCCACTGTCGTGGTTCAGCCTGCGCTACAACACCCTGCAGCACACCAGCAAACAGATGCAGTCGTCGCTCTGGGGCCTGGGTGGCTGCCGCGCGCAGCCGATCGCCCACCAGTTGCACATTGCCCGAGAAGTGGCTGATCGCAGCGCACCACGCGTTCTGCTGGCCGACGAAGTAGGCCTAGGCAAGACCATCGAGGCGGGCCTGGTGATCCATCGCCAGTTGCTGTCTGGCCGCGCCAGCCGCGTGCTGATCCTGGTGCCGGAAAACCTTCAGCATCAGTGGCTGGTGGAGATGCGCCGGCGCTTCAACCTGCAGGTGGCGCTGTTCGACGCCGAGCGATTCATCGAGAGCGATGCCAGCAACCCGTTCGAAGATGCCCAGTTGGCGCTGGTCGCCCTGGAATGGCTGGTCGACGACGAAAAGGCCCAGGATGCCTTGTTCGCCGCAGGCTGGGATCTGATGGTGGTCGACGAGGCCCATCACCTGGTCTGGCACGAAGAACAGGCCAGCACCGAGTACAGCCTGGTCGAGCAACTGGCTCAGGTCATCCCTGGCGTGCTGCTGCTCACCGCCACACCCGAGCAACTGGGCCAGGACAGCCACTTCGCGCGCCTGCGTCTGCTCGACCCCAACCGTTTCCATGACCTGGCCGCGTTCCGCGCCGAGAGCGAGCACTATCGCCCGGTGGCCGAAGCGGTACAGGAGTTGCTCGATGAAGGCCGCCTGTCGCCCAAGGCCCACGCCACCATCCAGGGTTTCCTGGGTGCCGAAGGTGAAGCCCTGCTGGCTGCGGTCAGCGACGGCGACAGCCAGGCCAGCGCGCGCCTGATCCGCGAACTGCTCGACCGCCACGGCACCGGCCGCGTGCTGTTCCGCAACACCCGCGCGGCCATCCAGGGCTTCCCCGAGCGCCAGCTGCATCCCTACCCGCTGGCCAACCCGGAGCAGTACCGTGATCTGCCAGCCGGCGAGCATGCCGAGCTGTACCCGGAAGTCGCCTTCCAGGCCCAGGGCGAGGCCAGCGATGAAGAGCGCTGGTGGCGTTTCGACCCACGGGTCGACTGGCTGATCGACACCCTGAAGATGCTCAAGCGCACCAAAGTCCTGGTGATCTGCGCCCATGCCGAAACCGCCATGGACCTGGAAGATGCCCTGCGCGTGCGTTCCGGTATCCCAGCCACGGTGTTCCACGAAGGCATGAGCATCCTCGAACGTGACCGTGCGGCGGCGTACTTCGCCGACGAGGAGTTCGGCGCCCAGGTGCTGATCTGCTCCGAGATCGGCAGCGAAGGCCGCAACTTCCAGTTCGCCCATCACCTGGTGATGTTCGACCTGCCGGCCCACCCCGACCTGCTCGAACAGCGCATCGGCCGCCTTGACCGTATCGGCCAGAAGCACACCATCGAATTGCACATCCCGTACCTGCAGGACAGCCCGCAAGAACGGCTGTTCCAGTGGTACCACGACGGCCTCAACGCCTTCCTCAATACCTGCCCGACCGGCAACGCCCTGCAACATCGGTTCGGCCCTCGCCTGCTGCCGATGCTCGAAGGTGGCGACGGCAAGGCATGGACCGCACTGGTGGCCGAAGCCCGTGGCGAACGCGAGCGTCTGGAAGCCGAACTGCACAGCGGTCGCGACCGCCTGCTGGAGCTCAACTCCGGCGGCGCGGGTGAAGGCCAGGCCCTGGTTGAAGCGATCCTCGAACAGGACGACCAGTTCGCCCTGCCGATCTACATGGAAACCTTGTTCGACGCCTTTGGCATCGACAGCGAAGACCACTCGGAAAACGCACTGATCCTCAAGCCGAGCGAGAAGATGCTCGACGCCAGCTTCCCGCTGGGTGACGACGAAGGCGTGACCATCACCTACGACCGCGCCCAGGCGCTGTCTCGCGAAGACATGCAGTTCCTCACCTGGGAACACCCCATGGTGCAGGGCGGCATGGACCTGGTGCTGTCTGGTTCGATGGGCAACACCGCTGTCGCCCTGATCAAGAACAAGGCGCTGAAACCGGGCACCGTGCTGCTGGAGCTGCTGTTCGTCAGTGAGGTGGTGGCGCCACGCAGCCTGCAGCTTGGCCGCTACCTGCCACCAGCGGCGCTGCGCTGCCTGCTCGATGCCAACGGCAACGACCTGGCCTCGCGCGTAGCCTTCGAAACGCTCAACGACCAGCTTGAAAGCGTGCCACGGGCAAGCGCCAACAAGTTCGTGCAGGCCCAGCGTGACGTGCTGGCCAAGCGCATCAGTGGCGGTGAAGAGAAGATCCTGCCGACCCACGTCGAACGCGTGGCCGAGGCGCAACGCCGCCTGGCCGCCGAAGCCGATGAGGAACTGGCGCGCCTGACGGCGTTGAAAGCCGTCAACCCGAGCGTGCGCGACAGCGAAATCGACACCCTGCGCAAGCAGCGTGAAGATGGCCTGGCGATGCTGGAAAAGGCGGCGCTGCGCCTGGAAGCGATCCGCGTGCTGGTTGCAGGTTAA
- a CDS encoding M949_RS01915 family surface polysaccharide biosynthesis protein → MPLKHRWLNASLAMGSLLLLSACDQRNFETLPPIPVEQLEVLGVQTPIKSVHFRDRDGEGLLVLSRSDGQAVDAESEQEVDKVVLKATLYGRGAASDVFKPRWQIEQETTCSGLDLDVDFYTDVSDVGDLNKDGVAEVTVASHSFCGGGIDPHDIAIEMREGQASYTITGQSLITPAGEEPVGGEREDSASLKNASQVLRDHMDAVWQQVYKRPWSEASPPVDDDPDDEAE, encoded by the coding sequence ATGCCGCTCAAGCACCGCTGGTTGAACGCCTCCCTGGCCATGGGCAGCTTGCTGTTGCTCAGCGCCTGCGATCAGAGAAATTTCGAAACCTTGCCGCCGATTCCGGTCGAGCAGCTCGAAGTACTGGGCGTGCAGACACCGATCAAGAGCGTGCATTTTCGCGACCGAGACGGCGAAGGCCTGCTGGTGCTAAGCCGCAGCGATGGCCAGGCGGTCGACGCCGAGTCCGAGCAGGAAGTGGACAAGGTTGTACTCAAGGCCACCCTGTACGGGCGTGGCGCCGCCAGCGACGTGTTCAAGCCGCGTTGGCAGATCGAGCAGGAAACCACCTGTTCCGGGCTGGACCTGGATGTCGACTTCTATACCGATGTCAGTGATGTCGGCGACTTGAACAAGGACGGTGTCGCTGAAGTGACGGTGGCCAGCCATTCGTTCTGCGGGGGCGGCATCGATCCTCACGATATCGCCATTGAGATGCGCGAAGGCCAGGCCAGCTACACCATCACCGGCCAATCGTTGATCACCCCTGCAGGCGAAGAGCCAGTCGGCGGCGAGCGTGAAGACAGCGCGTCGCTGAAAAATGCCTCGCAGGTTCTGCGCGACCATATGGATGCCGTCTGGCAGCAGGTCTACAAGCGGCCCTGGAGCGAAGCCAGCCCGCCCGTGGACGACGACCCCGACGACGAAGCCGAGTAG
- the ccoM gene encoding cytochrome c oxidase subunit CcoM gives MFFDNVVIAGVVTVGLMFAFFAGLGIFIWKDSNKRKPR, from the coding sequence ATGTTCTTCGACAATGTGGTTATCGCGGGTGTGGTAACGGTCGGGTTGATGTTCGCCTTCTTCGCCGGTCTGGGCATTTTCATCTGGAAGGATTCGAACAAGCGCAAGCCGCGCTGA
- a CDS encoding HlyD family secretion protein, whose translation MRAVVRTLVTLCVVAIAVLAGYKLWQYYMLTPWTRDARVRADVVVIAPDVSGWVRELKVQDNQQVKAGDLLMTIDRERFQAAFDQASAVAETRNQQLHLREREAARRTALGPEAISAELRENAQINAAIARGELHEAQAQLQVAKINLARSEVRAPRDGHITNLRLAQGNYVNTGEAVMALVDDSTFYIQAYFEETKLPRIRVGDSVKVWLMGAGDAMQGHVESISRGITDRNSNPDSQLLPEVEPTFNWVRLAQRIPVRIKLGQIPQGVNLSAGMTASVQVHEDQTDD comes from the coding sequence ATGCGTGCTGTCGTCCGTACCCTGGTGACCCTCTGCGTGGTCGCCATCGCCGTTCTGGCCGGCTACAAACTCTGGCAGTACTACATGCTGACCCCGTGGACACGTGATGCCCGGGTGCGCGCTGATGTGGTGGTGATCGCGCCGGACGTGTCTGGCTGGGTGCGCGAACTCAAGGTGCAGGACAACCAGCAGGTGAAGGCCGGCGACCTGCTGATGACGATTGACCGTGAGCGCTTTCAGGCAGCCTTCGACCAGGCCAGTGCCGTGGCCGAAACGCGCAACCAGCAGTTGCACCTGCGCGAGCGCGAAGCGGCGCGGCGCACGGCGCTGGGCCCAGAGGCGATCAGTGCCGAACTGCGCGAGAACGCCCAGATCAATGCAGCCATCGCCCGTGGCGAGCTGCATGAGGCCCAGGCTCAGTTGCAAGTGGCGAAGATCAACCTGGCCCGCAGCGAAGTGCGCGCGCCACGCGATGGGCACATCACCAACCTGCGCCTGGCCCAAGGCAACTATGTAAACACCGGTGAAGCGGTGATGGCGCTGGTGGATGACTCGACCTTCTATATCCAGGCCTATTTCGAGGAAACCAAGCTCCCGCGCATTCGTGTGGGCGATTCGGTGAAGGTGTGGTTGATGGGCGCGGGTGATGCGATGCAAGGGCATGTGGAGAGCATCAGCCGCGGCATCACCGACCGCAACAGCAACCCGGACAGCCAGTTGTTGCCGGAGGTCGAGCCGACCTTCAACTGGGTGCGGCTGGCGCAGCGGATACCTGTGCGCATCAAGCTGGGCCAGATACCCCAGGGCGTGAACCTCAGCGCAGGCATGACAGCCAGTGTCCAGGTGCATGAAGACCAGACCGACGACTGA